Proteins from one Bombus affinis isolate iyBomAffi1 chromosome 1, iyBomAffi1.2, whole genome shotgun sequence genomic window:
- the LOC126915150 gene encoding glycogen-binding subunit 76A isoform X6: MGSMDSAGSAHSGGPSCGLVSSLFPSNCRGRAEAFARRLHRRLTSLGGEDNSQRNDDSSLPKETSWLRSPSTGRRIITSSSNKHVLQHQPRHNPNTDLCYDYDLEYEDGLSSPAEEATAAEVADLVVNPEVLKSNHHAIHNSSPIESKTSIDSESGHVFASPLLGTSPDSDSSDIFFDPESSDVEKPKNEMFFDPVTTSDSELTTSNLSNGCDIIRPKSLPCRRRPEISVEHSEDTSESSASFKRKNFCDKDPRKKDLVCSSEDSNDRSSQETSTSPSHESLWSTFDESTMSFQDECPAKTNPILIPHQNRLPKSHSDSEIPVHGPSRMITSAIKDERIDTDEVDFINFLSENSKLEDIKNARNLVKEDISDSSENTYEEDLPYDEEKPKDTLEQQSKILSLKLEEIPNNEIDDHSTYSSMINIPGALTLECPIVEGVIETTIKNEIKIQIENGAIIANSDEDKMCLLLKKLATSPSIKEDVRITEEPQDDSVEEEEEERPQKIRRCSSLKTGKTPPGTPGRKKIVRFADVLGLDLADVRTFLDEIPKVPNSAYSDLIYDDIFQKDTSPVSSSPSPAQWGARYVGNRRESGCRISSHKLDRTLVPLFQQPGGLPNFLDLVRERRVCLENVLVQDPVSLCIQGTVRVINLDFHKSVHIRYTLNSWRNFSDLQAIYVPNSCDGFSDKFSFVLYCHTLSIGQRLEFAVRFQCKGEQYWDNNAGLNYCFQCLPVSPAVGYMPITAQEGQHHEWSPVFY, translated from the coding sequence ATGGGCAGCATGGATTCGGCGGGCAGCGCCCACAGTGGCGGCCCTTCCTGCGGCCTGGTCAGTTCCCTTTTCCCGAGTAATTGTCGTGGTCGAGCCGAGGCATTCGCCAGACGTCTTCATCGACGATTAACGTCTCTCGGTGGCGAAGACAATTCTCAACGAAACGATGATTCCTCGTTGCCGAAGGAAACCTCCTGGCTACGTTCGCCGTCAACAGGGAGAAGAATAATAACTAGCAGCTCCAACAAACACGTTCTTCAGCATCAACCTCGTCACAATCCTAACACGGATTTGTGCTACGATTACGATCTCGAGTATGAAGATGGCCTTAGTTCGCCGGCAGAAGAAGCCACAGCAGCGGAAGTCGCGGATTTAGTAGTGAATCCGGAAGTATTAAAATCGAATCATCATGCAATTCACAACAGTTCACCGATTGAATCGAAAACCAGTATAGATTCAGAATCTGGACACGTTTTCGCGTCTCCTTTGTTAGGAACGTCTCCAGATAGCGATTCCTCCGACATCTTCTTCGATCCAGAATCATCCGATGTTGAAAAGCCGAAGAACGAAATGTTCTTCGATCCCGTGACGACCTCGGATAGTGAACTGACTACGTCGAATCTCTCGAACGGTTGCGACATAATAAGGCCCAAAAGCTTGCCCTGTCGTAGAAGGCCGGAGATAAGCGTTGAACATTCCGAGGACACGTCTGAATCGAGCGCTTCGTTCAAAAGGAAAAATTTTTGCGATAAAGATCCGAGGAAGAAGGACTTGGTATGCAGCTCGGAGGACTCGAACGATAGAAGCTCCCAAGAGACATCCACGTCGCCCAGTCATGAATCTCTTTGGAGCACGTTCGACGAGAGCACTATGTCCTTTCAGGACGAATGTCCCGCAAAAACAAATCCTATTTTAATCCCACACCAGAACCGTCTTCCCAAGTCGCATTCTGATTCAGAGATACCCGTCCACGGACCTAGTAGAATGATCACTTCCGCGATTAAGGATGAGAGAATCGATACCGACGAAGTCGATTTTATTAACTTTCTGTCGGAGAATAGCAAATTAGAGGATATTAAGAACGCGAGGAATCTCGTCAAAGAAGATATTTCGGATTCGTCGGAAAATACGTACGAGGAGGATCTTCCATATGACGAAGAAAAGCCCAAGGATACACTGGAGCAACAGTCAAAGATTTTATCTTTGAAACTCGAAGAGATTCCTAACAATGAGATTGACGACCATTCGACGTACAGCAGTATGATCAACATCCCTGGTGCTCTCACCCTCGAGTGTCCTATAGTAGAGGGAGTGATAGAAACCACGATAAAGAACGAGATAAAAATACAGATAGAAAATGGAGCTATAATAGCTAACAGCGACGAGGATAAGATGTGCCTTTTGTTGAAGAAGCTCGCCACAAGTCCAAGTATCAAAGAGGACGTTCGTATAACCGAGGAGCCACAGGACGATAGCgtcgaagaagaggaagaagaaagacctCAGAAGATCAGACGGTGTTCTTCTTTGAAGACAGGAAAAACACCACCAGGGACACCTGGAAGGAAGAAGATCGTTCGATTCGCAGACGTTTTAGGCCTAGATCTCGCCGACGTGCGAACGTTCTTAGACGAAATCCCCAAAGTGCCGAACTCAGCGTACAGCGACTTGATCTACGATGACATTTTTCAGAAAGACACCAGTCCTGTAAGCAGCTCGCCAAGCCCAGCTCAATGGGGAGCCAGATACGTAGGTAATCGACGCGAATCAGGCTGCAGGATATCTTCGCATAAACTGGACAGAACTTTGGTGCCTCTGTTTCAACAACCTGGCGGTCTACCTAATTTCCTGGATCTAGTCCGTGAACGTCGAGTGTGCTTAGAGAACGTGCTGGTCCAGGATCCCGTGTCTCTCTGTATCCAGGGTACGGTCCGCGTGATCAATCTGGACTTTCACAAGTCGGTGCACATCAGATACACGTTGAACTCGTGGCGAAACTTCAGCGACTTGCAAGCCATCTACGTACCTAACTCGTGCGACGGTTTCAGCGACAAATTTTCGTTCGTCCTGTACTGTCACACGCTGTCAATTGGTCAGAGGCTGGAGTTTGCGGTTCGATTTCAATGCAAGGGCGAGCAGTACTGGGACAACAACGCCGGGCTCAATTACTGCTTCCAGTGTTTGCCTGTTTCTCCAGCCGTTGGTTACATGCCCATCACGGCTCAGGAGGGTCAGCATCACGAGTGGTCGCCTGTGTTCTACTGA